One segment of Pristis pectinata isolate sPriPec2 chromosome 3, sPriPec2.1.pri, whole genome shotgun sequence DNA contains the following:
- the LOC127568050 gene encoding uncharacterized protein LOC127568050, whose product MEFANGKRICFERWYMAKNVDGDFDKLKELILVEDFKRCVPAELTTYLNEKAVETLQETARLADDYALTHKSKWGQPKTFQKSYKDNPGKPEIKLGGNQKGKDEKKPGLEKPVERTCYYCKKPGHVISNCALLKKRKEAGPNACFQAIKNQKGLGDAVKDQSLQEVKAEKLEEVRKEFRSYVSEGFVSLNDESPQVPVKILRDTGASQSLLLDSVLNFGEESDTGEVNLVRGITGETMSVPFHRVILKSKFVEGPVEIGIRPSLPVEGVSLLLGNDLADGEIVPVVRLTTKPRIDESEDDSDVYPSCAVTRARAKELAKTDSPVQSDVVPCDSPKQEENFDALSETFLSSLEDQHPYSEPEFKDLSLSRKDFMVEQTKDPELTELKEKALSCEEIEKVPTGYYVKNGVLMRKWRPPHVPVTEEWEVIHQVVVPKVYRDEILNLAHSMPLGGHFGVNKTVGKILKQFYWPGLRKDVVMFCRTCHTCQMVGKPNQKPPVAPLKPIPAFGEPFSKVIVDCVGPLPKSKTGNQYLLTIMCATSRFPEAIPLRNIKAKTVSKALVKFFTLFGLPKEIQSDQGSNFMSKIFQQIVYELGAKQIVSSAYHPESQGALERFHSTLKNMLKTYCFENTKDWDEGIHLLLFAVRESIQESIGFSPFELVFGHRVRGPLELLREQWVNEEVHLSLLDYVQKFKTRLERVCQLARENLKTSQIRMKTYFDRRARPRTFAVGQKVLIFFPSQNNPLQARFSGPYVIESRVTDLTYIIKTPDRRKKTQLCHVNMLKPYYERDSVVALVDGEKVVSRMPDVDVEEGQFRPNIVPSKLKNQNIMENLETKLDHLQVSQKQQMRELILKFKNLFPDVPNRTSIITHDVDVGDAKPIKQHPYRMNVEKSKLVDQEIKYMLENDIIRHSTSNWSSPCVIVPKPDGTVRFCTDYRKVNAVTKSDAYPIPRVDDCIDRVGKAKFLTKIDLLKGYWCVPLTDRGREISAFVTPSGLYEYNVLPFGMKNAPATFQRMINSVIHGLKHTDAYIDDLVTGNDTWEDHISALERLFERLSKANLTVNLAKSEFGHATVTYFGYVVGQGKQAPVQANVQAISEFPIPTGTRTVRRFFGNGWILPKIL is encoded by the coding sequence atggaatttgccaatggaaagagaatatgttttgaacgatggtacatggctaaaaatgtagatggggattttgataaattgaaagaattgatactggtggaagactttaaaagatgtgttccagctgaattaacaacatatttaaatgaaaaggcagtggaaactttacaagaaactgctaggttggcagatgattatgctttaacccataaatccaaatggggacaacctaaaacctttcaaaagagttacaaagacaatccaggtaaaccggagattaaattgggaggtaatcaaaaaggaaaagatgaaaagaagccagggctggagaaacctgttgagcgtacttgttattactgtaagaaacctggccatgtgatatctaattgtgcccttttgaagaaaaggaaggaagctgggcccaatgcttgctttcaggcaattaaaaatcaaaaaggtttaggagatgctgttaaagatcagtccttgcaagaggtaaaagcggaaaagttggaagaggtgagaaaagaattccgttcgtatgtatcagagggttttgtttcactgaatgatgagtcaccccaggtgccagtgaaaattcttagagatactggggctagtcaatctctcttgctggacagtgttttaaattttggtgaagaaagtgacactggtgaagtaaatctagtacgaggcattacaggtgagaccatgtctgtcccttttcacagggtgattttaaagtcaaagttcgtagaaggaccagtcgagatagggataagacctagtttgccagtggaaggagtttctttgttattgggaaatgaccttgcagatggagaaattgttcctgtggtacggttaacgaccaaaccaaggattgatgagtctgaggatgattcagatgtttacccatcatgtgcggtgactcgagctagagctaaagaattagccaagacagacagtccggtgcagtctgatgtagttccttgtgacagtcctaaacaggaagaaaattttgatgccttatctgagacttttctgtcttcactggaggatcaacatccttacagtgagcctgaatttaaagatttgtctttgtcgaggaaggattttatggtggaacagacaaaggaccctgagttgacagaattgaaagaaaaagctctctcatgtgaggagattgaaaaggtgccaactggatactatgtcaaaaatggagtgttaatgaggaaatggagacctcctcatgttcctgttactgaggaatgggaagttattcatcaggttgttgttccaaaggtttatagggatgagattttaaacctggcccacagtatgcctttgggtggtcattttggggtgaataaaactgtagggaagatcttgaaacaattctattggcctggtttgagaaaagatgtggtgatgttttgtcgaacctgccacacatgtcagatggtaggtaaaccaaatcaaaaaccccctgtggctcctttgaaaccaattcctgcttttggggagcccttttcgaaggtgattgtggactgtgttggccccttaccaaagtctaagactggaaatcagtatttgttaaccatcatgtgtgccacttctagatttccagaggcaataccccttagaaatattaaggccaagacggtgtcaaaggctcttgtaaaattttttaccttgtttggtttgccaaaagaaatccaatctgatcaaggtagtaattttatgtcaaaaatttttcaacaaatagtctatgagctgggagcaaagcagattgtatcatctgcatatcacccagaatctcaaggagctctggagagatttcattctactctcaaaaatatgctgaagacttattgctttgaaaacaccaaggattgggacgaagggatccatttacttttgtttgccgttagagaatcgatccaggagtcaatcggatttagtccttttgagcttgtgtttggacatagggtgagaggacctttggagttgttgagagagcaatgggttaatgaggaagttcacttgagtctgttggactatgtccaaaaatttaaaactcggttggagagagtctgccagctagcgagagagaatttgaaaacaagccagataagaatgaagacatattttgatagacgtgctcggcctaggacattcgcagtggggcaaaaggtgttgatatttttccctagccaaaataatcccttgcaagctcgtttttctggaccctatgttattgaatctcgagtgactgatctaacatatataatcaaaacaccagatagacgcaagaaaacacaactctgtcacgtaaacatgctaaaaccttattatgagagggattcagttgtggccttggtggatggtgaaaaggttgtttctagaatgcctgatgttgatgttgaggaaggccaatttagaccaaatattgttccatcgaaactgaaaaaccaaaatatcatggagaaccttgaaacgaagttggaccatttacaagtttcacaaaaacaacagatgagagaattaattttaaaatttaaaaatctgttcccagatgttccaaacagaacatcgataattacccatgatgttgatgttggggatgcaaaaccaatcaaacaacacccatatcgaatgaatgtggaaaaaagtaaacttgttgatcaggaaatcaaatacatgttggaaaatgatattattagacattctacttcaaattggagttcgccctgtgttattgtacctaaacctgatggaactgttagattttgcacagattacaggaaagtgaatgctgtaacaaagtcagatgcttaccctattcctagagtggatgattgcatagacagagtgggaaaggcaaaatttcttacaaagattgacctattaaaagggtactggtgtgttccattaacagatagaggaagggagatttcagcctttgtaaccccttctggattgtatgaatacaatgttttgccatttggaatgaaaaatgctccggcaacatttcaaagaatgattaattcagtgattcatgggttaaaacatacagatgcctacattgacgacttagtgactgggaatgatacttgggaagatcacatctctgcgttagaaaggttgtttgaaagactttccaaggctaaccttacagttaacttggctaaaagtgaatttggccatgccactgtgacgtattttggttatgttgtaggtcaaggcaagcaagctcctgttcaggcaaatgttcaagcaatatctgagttccctattcccacaggtacgaggactgttagaagattttttgggaatggttggatattaccgaaaattttgtaa
- the LOC127568063 gene encoding glutaminyl-peptide cyclotransferase-like gives MASNKSLIFLLFVVLVHLPAIFCQTPMQGEYRAPWTEEKLFHKPKYLTANDVRNMTSQSNISHMWYNYLRPMLRERYPGSVGNIAVHQLIISQLSELQAGWVIEQDTFQEAIPYGTVTFSNIISTLNPLAKRRLVLACHYDSKYYNEWWYSRVYVGATDAAVPCAMILELARALDNLLLQLKSTSDRPDLTLQLIFFDGEEAFQYWSENDSLYGSRHLAQKMERIAHPLDATETNQLHAIDLFVLLDLLGAPNPRFPSYFPNTARWHRRLQLIEQRLHRLGLLSDHPNEVKYFWNKRQAAHIEDDHVPFLQRGVPILHIIPTPFPQVWHSMEDNEINLDPTTIENLNKILQLFVLEYLRL, from the exons ATGGCTAGCAACAAGAGCTTGATTTTTCTTCTATTTGTGGTTTTAGTTCATTTGCCAGCAATTTTCTGCCAAACCCCTATGCAAGGAGAATACAGAGCACCATGGACAGAAGAAAAG CTATTCCATAAACCCAAATATCTGACAGCAAACGATGTCCGTAACATGACTTCACAGAGCAACATTTCCCACATGTGGTATAATTACCTGAGACCAATGCTTCGGGAGAGATACCCAGGATCTGTTGGGAATATCGCAGTGCACCAG CTCATCATAAGTCAGTTAAGTGAACTCCAGGCTGGCTGGGTAATTGAACAGGACACTTTTCAAGAGGCAATACCCTATGGAACAGTTACATTTTCCAATATCATCAGTACACTGAATCCCTTAGCCAAGCGAAGGCTGGTGCTGGCTTGCCATTATGATTCAAAATACTACAATGAGTGGTGGTATAGCAGAGTCTACGTGggtgccacagatgctgctgtgcCCTGTGCTATGATTTTGGAACTGGCTCGGGCACTGGACAATCTGCTACTTCAGTTAAAG aGTACCAGTGACAGGCCAGATCTTACACTTCAGCTCATTTTCTTtgatggagaagaagcatttcaaTATTGGTCAGAGAATGACTCACTGTATGGTTCTCGACATTTGGCACAGAAGATGGAGAGGATTGCTCATCCACTGGATGCAACTGAAACCAACCAGCTGCATGCAATT GATTTATTTGTGCTATTGGATCTCCTTGGTGCACCAAATCCAAGATTTCCAAGTTACTTTCCAAATACAGCTCGGTGGCACAGAAGACTACAGCTAATAG AACAACGCCTTCATCGTCTGGGTTTACTGAGTGACCATCCAAATGAGGTGAAATATTTCTGGAACAAGAGGCAAGCTGCGCACATTGAAGATGATCATGTACCATTTCTGCAGCGAG GTGTTCCCATTCTGCATATCATACCTACACCTTTCCCTCAAGTGTGGCACAGCATGGAAGATAATGAGATTAACCTTGATCCAACAACAATTGAAAATCTCAATAAAATACTGCAACTGTTTGTTTTGGAGTATCTTAGATTGTAA